A single genomic interval of Cucumis sativus cultivar 9930 chromosome 5, Cucumber_9930_V3, whole genome shotgun sequence harbors:
- the LOC105434382 gene encoding metalloendoproteinase 1 has translation MAFKSLQLLFLVFVSIASHVISKHNPILSPQRLYGCRKGDNVEGIRNIKKYLQRYGYLSHNMSIDSHIIELNSNKFDDSLESAIKLYQKWTHLNVSGVLDQETLDQMFKPRCGVRDVFKFNSSKNLEDDLEMSSHYALFPGNPQWPDYKRHLTYVFTNNFPIDFVPSVTEAMARWAGQSLFTFSEASDAQSADINISFQIKDHADGLPFDGPGGIVGHAFAPTDGRLHLDGDDSWSAGLEEKKVNVMNAALHELGHVLGLAHSTLPQAVMWPYIESNALKNLNDDDIAGLHALYP, from the coding sequence ATGGCTTTCAAGTCTCTCCAACTGCTCTTTCTTGTTTTCGTCTCCATTGCATCTCACGTAATCTCCAAACACAACCCAATTCTATCTCCTCAACGTCTCTATGGATGTCGTAAAGGCGACAACGTAGAAGGAATAcgtaacattaaaaaataccTTCAACGTTATGGTTACTTATCACACAACATGAGTATTGATTCCCATATCATTGAACTCAATAGCAACAAGTTCGACGATTCCCTAGAATCTGCCATTAAATTATATCAGAAATGGACTCACCTCAACGTAAGTGGGGTTCTAGACCAAGAAACATTAGATCAAATGTTCAAACCACGATGTGGAGTACGAGATGTCTTCAAATTTAACTCAAGTAAGAATCTTGAGGATGATCTTGAAATGTCATCTCATTACGCTTTATTCCCAGGCAACCCACAATGGCCAGATTACAAACGCCACCTAACCTATGTATTTACCAACAATTTCCCAATTGACTTTGTGCCATCAGTGACTGAGGCTATGGCTCGATGGGCAGGCCAGTCACTATTCACATTCTCAGAAGCTTCGGATGCCCAAAGTGCTGACATTAATATAAGCTTTCAGATAAAGGATCATGCAGATGGATTGCCTTTTGATGGACCTGGAGGAATTGTGGGTCATGCTTTTGCACCAACTGATGGGAGATTGCACTTAGATGGCGACGATAGTTGGTCGGCAGggttggaagaaaaaaaggttaatgTGATGAATGCGGCACTTCATGAGCTTGGACATGTTCTTGGTCTTGCCCATAGCACCCTTCCACAAGCTGTCATGTGGCCGTATATTGAATCCAATGCTTTAAAGAACTTGAATGATGATGATATTGCCGGACTTCATGCTTTGTATCCTTAA
- the LOC105435711 gene encoding metalloendoproteinase 1 — MVKSLQLLFLVLASIASHVISINNQILSPRRLYGCRKGDNVEGIHNIKKYLQRYGYLSHNTSTDSNIIELNSNKFDDSLESAIRLYQKWSHLNVSGILDQETLDQMFQQRCGIRDVFKFNSSKNLEDDLEMSSHYVLFPNNEKWPDYKRHLTYMFTNNFPVDFVPSVTEAMARWAAQSLFTFSEASDAQSADINISFQVKDHADGSAFDGPGGVVGHAFAPTDGRLHLDGDDSWSAGLEENKFNVMNVALHELGHVLGLAHSTLPQAVMWPYIDSNALKNLNDDDIAGLHALYP, encoded by the coding sequence ATGGTCAAGTCCCTCCAACTGCTCTTCCTTGTTCTCGCTTCGATTGCATCTCACGTAATCTCCATAAACAACCAAATTCTATCTCCTCGACGTCTCTATGGATGTCGTAAAGGCGATAACGTAGAAGGAATCcacaacattaaaaaataccTTCAACGTTATGGTTACTTATCACACAACACGAGTACTGATTCCAATATCATTGAACTCAACAGCAACAAGTTCGACGACTCCCTAGAATCTGCTATTAGATTATACCAGAAATGGTCTCACCTCAACGTAAGTGGGATTCTAGACCAAGAAACATTGGATCAAATGTTCCAACAACGATGTGGAATACGAGATGTCTTCAAATTTAACTCAAGTAAGAATCTTGAGGATGATCTTGAAATGTCATCTCATTACGTTTTATTCCCAAACAACGAAAAATGGCCAGATTACAAACGCCACCTAACCTACATGTTTACCAACAATTTTCCAGTCGACTTTGTGCCATCGGTGACTGAGGCTATGGCTCGATGGGCAGCCCAGTCACTATTCACATTCTCAGAAGCTTCGGATGCCCAAAGTGCTGACATTAATATCAGCTTTCAGGTAAAGGATCATGCAGATGGGTCTGCTTTTGATGGACCTGGAGGAGTTGTGGGTCATGCTTTTGCACCAACTGATGGGAGATTGCACTTAGATGGCGACGATAGTTGGTCGGCAGGGTTGGAAGAAAACAAGTTTAATGTGATGAATGTGGCACTTCATGAGCTTGGACATGTTCTTGGTCTTGCCCATAGCACCCTTCCACAAGCTGTCATGTGGCCCTATATTGATTCCAATGCTTTAAAGAACTTGAATGATGATGATATTGCCGGACTTCATGCTTTGTACCCTTAA
- the LOC101214559 gene encoding metalloendoproteinase 3-MMP, translating into MRAMGFQGLSLFFTFTLFLIISLFPLISSSQPKPVDGLVFLKNLKGCKKGDKVEGIHQMKKYLQHFGYLNNDVHIRSESSDDEFDEILEFAVKTYQINYNLKVTGTLDNSTLMQMSKPRCGVADIINGKTSMKSGKRFVNQHRKISGHFHEVSHFAFFEGNLRWPDSKSHLTYGFLPGTPSEAISPVNRAFTTWAANTHFSFSQESKYENADIKISFEKGDHGDGFPFDSVGGVLAHAFAPTDGRLHFDAVEHWADGAVPKSYDMETVALHEIGHLLGLHHSSVEGAIMWPSIMGGATKGLHADDIEGIKVLYTTS; encoded by the exons atgagaGCTATGGGATTTCAAGGGCTATCATTATTCTTCACCTtcactctttttcttataatttccCTCTTCCCTTTAATCTCATCTTCTCAGCCAAAACCTGTGGATGGATTGGTGTTTCTCAAAAACCTTAAAGGATGCAAGAAAGGGGATAAAGTGGAAGGAATTcatcaaatgaagaaatacCTTCAACATTTTGGGTACTTGAACAATGATGTTCATATTCGTTCTGAATCTAGTGATGATGAGTTTGATGAAATCCTAGAGTTCGCCGTCAAAACTTACCAAATCAACTACAATCTTAAGGTCACGGGAACTCTCGACAACTCGACGCTAATGCAAATGTCGAAACCTCGATGTGGGGTTGCGGATATTATCAACGGAAAGACAAGTATGAAATCAGGCAAGAGATTTGTGAACCAACATAGAAAAATAAGTGGTCATTTCCATGAAGTTTCCCACTTTGCTTTCTTTGAAGGAAACCTTAGATGGCCAGATTCCAAATCTCACCTCACTTACG GATTCCTCCCAGGAACTCCGTCAGAGGCGATAAGTCCAGTGAATCGAGCATTTACGACATGGGCTGCAAACACTCACTTCAGTTTCTCCCAAGAATCAAAGTATGAAAATGCAGacatcaaaattagttttgaaaaaggtGACCATGGAGATGGCTTTCCCTTTGATAGTGTTGGAGGGGTGTTAGCCCATGCTTTTGCCCCCACAGATGGGCGATTACATTTCGACGCAGTCGAGCATTGGGCCGATGGTGCTGTTCCTAAGTCTTACGATATGGAGACCGTGGCACTACATGAGATCGGACACCTCCTCGGCCTTCATCACAGCTCGGTGGAAGGAGCCATTATGTGGCCATCCATCATGGGAGGAGCTACCAAAGGTTTACATGCTGATGATATTGAAGGCATTAAGGTTTTATATACTACTTCTTGA
- the LOC101206448 gene encoding ABC transporter B family member 15: MGKEKEGDSKRNSNDNNNKKKKGWWMASIFMHADAVDKFLMTLGFIGAVGDGFTTPLVLVVSSHLMNNIGHTSSSSITDSFVANIDKNAVALLYVACGGFVSCFLEGYCWTRTGERQAARMRARYLKAVLRQDVGYFDLHVTSTSEVITSVSNDSLVIQDVLSEKIPNFLMNAAIFIGSYLAAVILFWRLAVVGFPFVVLLVIPGLLYGKTLMGLARKSMEGYQKAGTVAEQAISSIRTVYAFAGEDKTISEYSSALERSVKFGIKQGFSKGLAIGSNGVSFAIWSFMSWYGSRMVMYHGAQGGTVFAVGAAIAVGGLSIGSGLSNIKYFSEACAAGERIMEVINRVPKIDSADMEGQILRNISGQVQFTNVHFAYPSRPDTIVLNDLTLTIPAGQTVALVGGSGSGKSTVISLLQRFYDPISGSISVDGIGIEKLQLKWLRSQMGLVSQEPALFGTSIKENILFGKEDGSMDDVVEAGKASNAHSFISLFPQGYDTQVGERGVQMSGGQKQRIAIARAIIKRPRILLLDEATSALDSESERIVQEALDKAAVGRTTIIIAHRLSTVRNADLIAVLQDGQVREIGPHDDLIKNQTGLYTSLVHLQHKSPPEPSLSTTSHIEKITTTTSSRRLSLLSHSNSANSGASDLVHETAPPSSNIEKEQELPIPSFRRLLALNLPEWKQALMGCSGAVVFGAVQPLYAFAMGSMISVYFLKSHEEIKAKTRTYALCFVGLALLSLLVNIIQHYNFAYMGEYLTKRVREMMLSKILTFEIGWFDQDEHSSGALCSRLSKDANVVRSLVGDRLALIVQTISAVTIAFTMGLVISWKLALVMIAVQPLVICCFYTRRVLLKKMSNKAIKAQEQSSKLAAEAVSNLRTITAFSSQERILKMLEKAQEGPKRESIKQSWYAGIGLGCSQSLTTCSWALDFWYGGKLVAQGQTTAKALFETFMILVSTGRVIADAGSMTSDLAKGSEAVGSVFDVLDRFTKIEPDDPEGYKPNKLIGQIEINNVDFNYPSRPEAMIFRGFSISIEAGKSTALVGQSGSGKSTIIGLIERFYDPIKGTINIDGRDIKSYHLRTLRKHIALVSQEPTLFAGTIRENIIYGVSKTVDESEIIEAAKASNAHDFISGLKDGYETWCGDRGLQLSGGQKQRIAIARAILKNPGVLLLDEATSALDGQSEKVVQEALERVMVGRTSVVVAHRLSTIQNCDMIAVLDKGKVVERGTHSSLLGKGPRGAYYALVNLQRRSH, from the exons atgggaaaagaaaaggaaggagaTTCAAAGAGAAATAGCaatgataataacaataagaagaagaaaggttgGTGGATGGCGTCGATTTTCATGCATGCCGACGCGGTGGACAAATTTCTGATGACTTTAGGTTTCATCGGAGCTGTTGGAGACGGCTTCACAACCCCTCTCGTTTTGGTGGTTTCTAGCCATCTAATGAACAACATCGGTCATACCTCTTCCTCTTCGATTACTGATTCTTTTGTAGCCAACATCGATAAG AATGCAGTGGCTCTGTTGTATGTAGCTTGTGGGGgatttgtttcttgttttttag AAGGATATTGTTGGACAAGAACAGGAGAGAGACAAGCAGCGAGAATGAGAGCGAGATATTTAAAAGCAGTTCTCCGGCAAGATGTTGGCTATTTTGATCTGCACGTGACTAGCACCTCCGAAGTTATCACCTCTGTTTCCAATGACAGCTTAGTTATTCAAGATGTCTTGAGTGAGAag ATCCCAAACTTTCTAATGAACGCGGCGATATTCATCGGGAGCTATCTGGCGGCGGTGATACTATTCTGGCGGCTAGCGGTGGTCGGATTCCCTTTTGTGGTGTTGCTGGTGATCCCGGGCCTTCTTTATGGAAAAACATTAATGGGTTTAGCGAGAAAAAGCATGGAGGGGTATCAGAAGGCCGGAACAGTAGCAGAGCAGGCAATTTCTTCGATCCGAACCGTGTACGCTTTTGCTGGAGAAGACAAAACCATATCGGAATATTCATCGGCGTTAGAAAGATCGGTAAAGTTCGGGATCAAACAGGGGTTTTCTAAAGGATTGGCGATCGGAAGCAATGGGGTTTCCTTCGCGATTTGGTCTTTCATGTCTTGGTATGGAAGTCGAATGGTTATGTACCATGGCGCTCAAGGTGGTACTGTTTTTGCCGTCGGAGCTGCCATTGCCGTCGGAGgatt ATCAATCGGTTCGGGGTTATCGAACATAAAGTACTTTTCGGAAGCATGTGCGGCGGGCGAGCGAATCATGGAAGTCATAAACCGGGTTCCAAAAATAGACTCGGCCGATATGGAAGGTCAAATCCTCCGGAACATTTCGGGTCAGGTTCAATTCACCAACGTCCATTTCGCCTACCCATCACGACCCGACACAATAGTGTTGAACGATCTGACACTGACAATCCCGGCTGGGCAGACGGTGGCGTTGGTGGGAGGGAGTGGATCGGGGAAATCGACGGTGATCTCTCTGCTTCAGAGGTTTTATGACCCGATTTCAGGTAGCATTTCGGTGGATGGAATTGGGATAGAGAAATTGCAATTGAAATGGCTGAGATCACAGATGGGGCTTGTGAGTCAAGAACCGGCGTTGTTTGGTACTTCGATTAAAGAGAATATTTTGTTTGGGAAAGAAGATGGTTCCATGGATGATGTTGTTGAAGCTGGTAAAGCTTCTAATgctcattcttttatttctctgTTTCCTCAAGGATATGATACTCAG GTTGGAGAAAGAGGAGTGCAAATGTCGGGAGGGCAAAAGCAAAGAATTGCCATTGCTCGAGCCATAATCAAGCGACCGCGAATCCTGCTCTTGGATGAAGCGACGAGTGCGTTAGACTCAGAATCTGAGCGTATTGTCCAAGAAGCCCTTGACAAAGCTGCAGTCGGTCGAACTACCATCATCATCGCCCATCGTCTCTCTACTGTCCGCAATGCCGATCTTATTGCTGTCCTCCAGGACGGCCAAGTTAGGGAAATAGGACCTCACGACGACCTTATAAAAAACCAAACAGGCCTTTACACCTCCCTCGTCCACCTCCAACACAAATCCCCTCCTGAGCCTTCTTTATCCACCACATCCCATATCGAAAAAATCACCACCACCACTAGTAGTCGTCGCCTCTCCCTCCTTAGCCATTCCAACTCTGCCAACTCAGGAGCCTCAGACTTGGTTCACGAAACTGCCCCACCATCATCTAATATTGAGAAAGAACAGGAACTCCCAATTCCATCCTTTCGAAGGCTATTGGCTTTGAATTTGCCAGAGTGGAAGCAGGCTTTGATGGGGTGCAGTGGGGCAGTAGTATTTGGCGCTGTGCAACCTTTGTATGCATTTGCAATGGGGTCAATGATTTCTGTGTATTTCTTGAAGAGTCACGAGGAGATTAAAGCCAAGACGAGGACTTATGCACTTTGTTTTGTTGGATTGGCTCTATTATCTTTGCTTGTCAACATTATCCAACATTACAACTTCGCTTACATGGGAGAATATCTTACTAAAAGGGTTCGAGAAATGATGCTTTCCAAGATCCTTACATTTGAAATTGGTTGGTTTGATCAAGATGAGCATTCTAGTGGTGCACTTTGCTCGAGACTCTCTAAAGATGCCAATGTG GTGCGATCCTTGGTAGGGGATAGGTTGGCTCTTATTGTGCAAACAATCTCAGCAGTAACCATAGCTTTCACAATGGGTCTTGTAATTTCATGGAAGCTAGCGCTTGTAATGATTGCTGTTCAACCGTTAGTCATATGTTGCTTCTACACAAGACGTGTGCTCTTGAAAAAGATGTCCAACAAAGCCATCAAAGCACAAGAGCAAAGTAGCAAGCTTGCTGCAGAGGCTGTCTCCAACCTTCGAACAATCACTGCATTCTCTTCACAAGAACGCATTCTCAAAATGCTCGAGAAAGCCCAAGAAGGCCCAAAACGAGAAAGCATCAAGCAATCATGGTATGCTGGGATTGGACTTGGTTGTTCCCAAAGTCTCACAACTTGCTCATGGGCATTAGATTTCTGGTACGGAGGCAAGTTGGTAGCACAAGGACAAACCACCGCTAAAGCTCTCTTCGAAACCTTCATGATTTTGGTTAGCACCGGTCGTGTCATTGCTGATGCTGGTAGTATGACATCAGATCTCGCAAAAGGATCAGAGGCAGTTGGGTCAGTTTTCGATGTGTTAGATCGATTCACTAAGATAGAACCAGATGACCCAGAAGGGTACAAACCCAACAAATTAATTGGCCAAATCGAAATCAACAACGTGGATTTCAACTACCCATCTCGACCGGAGGCAATGATATTTCGTGGGTTTTCAATCAGTATCGAGGCAGGAAAATCGACCGCGTTGGTTGGGCAAAGTGGGTCAGGAAAATCCACCATAATTGGCCTAATTGAACGATTCTACGACCCAATTAAAGGAACAATCAACATAGACGGTCGTGACATAAAATCATACCATCTCCGAACACTAAGAAAACACATCGCATTAGTGAGCCAAGAGCCGACGCTATTCGCAGGAACAATAAGGGAAAACATCATATATGGAGTTTCGAAAACAGTAGACGAATCAGAGATAATAGAAGCAGCAAAGGCATCAAATGCACACGACTTCATCTCAGGGCTAAAAGATGGGTATGAGACATGGTGTGGAGACAGGGGATTGCAGCTATCAGGGGGTCAAAAACAAAGGATCGCAATAGCAAGGGCAATATTGAAGAACCCAGGAGTGTTACTGCTAGATGAAGCCACAAGTGCACTTGATGGACAATCAGAGAAAGTGGTTCAAGAGGCACTGGAGAGAGTGATGGTGGGAAGGACAAGTGTGGTGGTGGCTCACAGGCTGAGCACAATACAGAATTGTGATATGATAGCTGTTTTGGATAAAGGGAAGGTGGTGGAGAGAGGGACTCACTCCTCATTGTTGGGAAAAGGCCCACGTGGAGCATATTATGCTTTGGTAAATTTGCAAAGGAGGTCCCATTAA